In Gossypium hirsutum isolate 1008001.06 chromosome D06, Gossypium_hirsutum_v2.1, whole genome shotgun sequence, one genomic interval encodes:
- the LOC121203336 gene encoding MDIS1-interacting receptor like kinase 2-like: MGTKLNIVEVYLDTNRLTGPIPSTFGNLKKLTVLQMFNNSLSGPIPSELRNMESLSEISLYHNNLSGLIPTSFGDLRHLTVARLYENQLSGPIPEEIGNLNSLVYLELGENQLNGSIPASLGSLSNLKILHLRDNRLSVQQKTNSSKLCKLSCYTILEKRNGAAVSFLLLHSFSYLLAEKSNNLPQGICRGGSVEYFTAADNQLIGPIPQGLKNCTSLKRVYLERNRLRGNISEDLGIYPNLRFIELSDNELYGEVSSNWGLCRSLQSLFIARNNLSGTIPAEIGNSRQIHRLDVSSNHLVGEIPKKISKLTSLLYLYLNGNKLSGSVPLELGLMSKLLYLDLLLDLPAKNKSKIEWKQKEEN; encoded by the exons atgggaactaaacttAACATAGTTGAAGTTTACTTGGACACCAACCGTCTAACTGGTCCCATCCCTTCCACATTTGGAAACTTGAAAAAACTGACGGTGCTTCAGATGTTTAACAATAGTCTTTCAGGTCCCATCCCCTCTGAGTTAAGGAATATGGAATCTCTTTCTGAAATAAGCCTTTATCACAACAATCTATCTGGCTTGATCCCAACCTCATTTGGTGACTTGAGACATCTTACAGTTGCCCGCCTTTATGAAAATCAACTCTCTGGTCCCATTCCTGAGGAGATAGGAAACTTGAATTCTCTTGTTTACCTAGAGTTGGGTGAAAACCAACTCAATGGCTCTATTCCTGCTTCACTTGGCAGTTTGAGCAACTTGAAAATTCTGCATCTCCGAGACAACCGACTCTCAG TGCAACAAAAGACCAACAGCAGCAAATTGTGCAAGTTAAGCTGCTATACAATTTTGGAGAAAAGAAATGGAGCTG CTG TTTCCTTTCTTTTGCTTCATTCGTTTTCATATTTGCTTGCTGAAAAGTCCAACAATTTGCCGCAAGGCATTTGCCGTGGTGGATCAGTTGAATACTTCACAGCAGCTGACAACCAGCTTATCGGGCCAATCCCTCAAGGGTTGAAAAATTGCACTAGCTTGAAGAGAGTCTACCTTGAAAGAAACCGACTCAGAGGAAATATATCTGAAGATTTAGGCATTTACCCAAACCTAAGATTCATTGAATTAAGTGACAATGAACTTTATGGTGAAGTGTCTTCCAATTGGGGATTGTGCAGAAGCTTACAGAGCCTATTTATTGCAAGGAACAATCTCAGTGGTACAATACCAGCTGAGATTGGAAACTCACGTCAGATACACAGGCTTGATGTTTCTTCAAATCATTTAGTTGGGGAGATTCCAAAGAAAATTTCAAAGTTGACATCTTTGCTTTATCTTTATTTGAATGGGAATAAACTTTCTGGTAGTGTACCCCTAGAACTTGGACTTATGTCCAAGCTTTTGTATCTAGACTTGTTGTTGGATCTTCCAgcaaaaaacaaaagcaaaatcgAATGGAAGCAAAaggaagaaaactaa